AGCGATGAGTTAAACGTACATCTTTCACTCGATCACCTAATAGGTTTTTCACACGCTCAATAAAGCTGGCAAAAGTTTTATCTTGCTCTTTTTGGTTTTCTTCTTGTTCTTTGTCCGCTAAATCCCCCAAATCTAAGTCCGCTTTGCTAATGGTTTGTAATGGTTTACCGTCAAATTCGGTTAGATAACTTAACATCCATTCATCAATGCGATCGGATAATAATAAGACCTCAATGCCTTTTTTGTTAAAAATCTCTAAGTGCGGTGAGTTTTTGGCGGCAATATAGCTATCTGCGGTAATGTAGTAGATTGCTTTTTGTCCCTCTGGCATACGGCTTACATAATCTTGTAAGGAAACCTTTTGTTCTGAACTATCCTGATGCGTTGAGGCAAAACGCAGTAATTTAGCGATTTCTTCTTTGTTAGCAAAATCTTCCGCTGGACCTTCTTTTAACACTAAACCGAATTGTTGCCAAAATTCTTGGTATTTTTGTTCATCATCTTTCGCCAATTTTTCTAGCATTTGCAATGAACGTTTGGTTAAGGCCTTGCGTAAAGCGGCGGTTACTTTATTATCTTGTAAGATTTCTCTTGAAACATTTAGCGGTAAATCATTGCTGTCAATTAAACCTCGCATAAAGCGTAAATAATTCGGCATAAATTGCTCGGCATCGTCCATAATAAACACACGCTGTACATAGAGTTTTAAACCATGTTTATGTTCACGATTAAATAAATCCCAAGGGGCTTTGCTTGGGACATAGAGTAGGCTGGTATATTCTTGTTTTCCCTCAACTTTATTATGTGCCCATAATAAAGGATCGCTGAAATCATGGGTTAAATGTTTATAAAATTCTTTATATTCTTCATCAGAAATATCGCTTTTAGCTCTTGTCCACAAGGCTTGGGCTTTGTTAATTTTTTCCCATTTAACACCTGTTTCTTTGCCTTCATCATCATATTCTTTAGTCAGAATTTCTACCGGTAAACCAATATGATCGGAATATTTGCTGATAATTTCGCGTAAACGCCAGTCGTTTAAAAATTCTTTTTCGTCCTCACGCAAATGTAAGGTAATTTCAGTACCACGTTGTGGTTTTTCAATATCGGCGACACTGTACTCCCCTTCGCCTGCGGATTCCCAAAGGACACCTTTATCAGCTGGTTCGCCAGCGGCGCGGCTTTTTACGGTAACTTTGTCCGCTACAATAAAAGCAGAATAAAAACCTACCCCAAATTGACCGATTAATTGGCTATCTTTTGCTTGATCACTGCCGAGGGAGGATAAAAACTCTTTAGTTCCCGATTTGGCAATGGTACCTAAGTTATCAATGATTTGCTCACGCGTCATACCAATACCATTATCACTAATGGTTAATGTGCCTTTTTGTTCATCAGCACTAATACGCACTTTTAAATCGCCATCACCTTCATAAAGTTCTGGGGCTGAAAGGGCTTTAAAACGTAATTTATCTGCGGCATCAGAGGCGTTAGAAATTAATTCGCGTAAAAAAATCTCTTTGTTGGAATAAAGAGAATGGATCATTAATTGTAGTAATTGTTTGACTTCCGATTGAAAGCCTCTTGTTTCTTGATTTTGACTCATTGTTTTATCCTATATGTTGATTATAAATAAAAGAATACCTAGCCTATATAGGCATAAAAAATGAAATTTCAAGGATAGTTGTTGTATAGTCATTCCACTTTAAAATAATACAGCGTTGGCACGCCTTACTGTTGTGTTCGGCATAATACCTACTTATCCTATTTCAAATTAAAGAGACGATAAAAAAATGATCTGTTACTCAAATTAAGTAACAGATCAAGAATTTATTTAATAAGTGCGGTCAGAAATTACAAAATTTCTTTAGCGGTTGCCACCACGTTTTCTACGGTAAAGCCGAACAGTTTGAATAACTCATCGGCTGGGGCGGATTCGCCAAAGCTATGCATACCAATCACACGTCCCTCAAAGCCAACGTATTTATACCACGCATCGGTAATACCAGCCTCAATAGCGATACGTTTGGTTACTTCTTTTGGTAATACCTGTTGCTTATAGTTTTCATCTTGACGATCAAATACATTGGTACAAGGTAAAGAAACTACACGCACTTTTTTGCCTTCAGCGGTTAATTGCTCAAAGGCTTTTACGGCTAATTCCACTTCTGAACCTGTGGCGATTAAAATCAATTCAGGTTTGCCCTCAGCACAATCTTTTAAGATATAACCCCCACGAGCCACATCAACAAGCTGTTGGCTATCACGCTGTTGTTGAGCCAAATTTTGGCGAGTGAAAATTAACGCACTTGGACCAGCTTTACGCTCAACCGCCTGTTGCCATGCAATGGCTGACTCTACTTGATCGCAAGGACGCCAAGTGTCTAAATTTGGTATTAAGCGTAATGATGCTGTTTGTTCTACAGGTTGATGAGTTGGACCGTCTTCGCCTAAACCAATGGAATCGTGGGTGTAAACAAAGAGGACACGTTGTTTCATTAATGCCGCCATACGCACTGCATTATGAGCGTATTCATAGAACATTAAGAAGGTTGCACCGTAAGGAATAAAGCCACCATGTAAAGCAATACCATTCATAATGGCAGACATACCAAATTCACGTACACCGTAATTAATGTAGTTACCATCAACATTTTCCGTAGCACGCAGTGGTCTTGAACCAGACCATAGGGTTAAGTTAGACCCCGCTAAGTCCGCAGAACCGCCTAAAAATTCAGGTAAAACTGGGGCATAAGCCTCAATGGCATTTTGAGAGGCTTTACGGCTAGCAATCGCCGCAGGATTCGCTTGTAATTTTTCAATAAAGGCTTGAGAATGATCCGCCCAATTTGCTGGTAATTCACCACTAATACGGCGTTTAAATTCAGCAGCTAATTCAGGATAAGCCTGTTCATAAGCAGCGAATTTTTGTTGCCAAGCTTGTTCTGCAGCTTGACCTTGTTGTTTCGCGTCCCATTGAGCATAAATATCATCAGGAATTTCAAATGGGGCATATTGCCAACCTAAATATTCACGTGCTGCGGCAATTTCTGCATCACCTAATGGTGCACCGTGGCAATCGTGCGAGTTTTGTTTATTTGGCGAACCATAGCCAATAATGGTTTTACAAATAATTAAGGTTGGTTTGTCTTTTTCAGCTTGAGCCTGTTTAACCGCTTGAGCTATTTGCTCTGGATTATGTCCATCAATGGCTGGGATCACTTGCCAACCATAAGCCTCAAAACGTTTTTGCGTATCATCAGTAAACCAACCGTCCACATGTCCATCAATGGAAATATTATTGTCATCATAGAAGGCAATTAATTTCCCCAAACCTAGAGTTCCAGCTAATGAACAAGCCTCGTGGGAAACGCCTTCCATTAAGCAACCATCGCCAAGGAAAACATAAGTATAGTGATCAACAATATCATGTCCGCTACGGTTAAATTGAGCAGCTAAGGTTTTTTCCGCAATCGCCATACCCACCGCATTGGTAATCCCTTGTCCTAAAGGACCTGTAGTGGTTTCTACGCCGGGGGCATAGCCGTATTCAGGGTGTCCCGGTGTTTTAGAATGTAATTGACGGAATTGTTTTAAATCTTCAATGGAAAGATCATAGCCTGTCAAATGCAATAAACTATAAATTAACATTGAACCGTGTCCATTAGATAACACAAAGCGGTCACGATCAGCCCATTGTGGATTGGTTGGATTATGTTTGAGAAAATCACGCCATAATACTTCGGCAATATCCGCCATTCCCATTGGTGCACCGGGGTGTCCAGATTTTGCCTTTTGTACTGCGTCCATACTTAAAAAGCGAATTGCATTCGCCAACACTTTACGGTTAGCCATATTAACTCCTTATAAAGAAATATGATGATGTGTCAAAAATTTCTTTGATTGTACACTATTTAGGAGATAATGTACTGCGATTAATGTAATTTGTTTTGCCTGTTGATGGTGTGATTTTTACTTACCCACTATTTTCCTTCCGTTGATGAACGTCTTTGTTGCAATAACCAATTTATTACTGTGGGGCTATCAAATTCTATTTAGCCTTTAAAAGTATTATGTTTTGCAGAGTAAAAATCTATCATACTTTTCCCTTACACCTCATTACTTAAAACTTACTTAATCTTACCAAGAAGTAATTTTGCACACATTATTGTCATCCTATTTTTAACTCTCTCTTGCAGTTATTGTCTATTTGCTATATATTCCCCCACTGATTAAAATGAGTGTTGATAAGCTTGTTAACTTAGATAGGTATAATTATGAAACTTTCCTCTTTTACTCACTTAAATAAGCTATTATTTTGTTTACCTTTTTTACTTTTTTTACCTAAAGGTACAACCAACGAAACGGTTTTAAAAGATGTGATCAAACGTTCTTTAAGCCAAGATCCTAAGGTATTGTTAGCACAAAGTGAGAAAATGATTGCAGAAAGTCAGGTTGAACAAGAAAAATCTGATCATTACCCACAGATTTCTACTTTTGTGCAACAAAATATGCACCAATATCATCGTTATTCTTCAACAGAAGCCTCCAAATTTGTACCGGGAGCACAACTTTCGTTGAATTTATATTCTTTTGGAGCAATAGATAAGCGGGTAAAAGAGGCAAAATCTAAGCGATTATTAAGTGAATTTAATATTGAACAAACTCAGGAAGAGGTAGCTTATCGAGTAACCGAGCTATATTTAATGGCATTAAGTAGCTCGGAGCAGTTAGAAGTATTAAAGCAGGCTCATCAGCGTATCAATCAGATTATTAAGGATATTAATGTAATTTCCGATAATGATATTGGGCGTCAATCAGAATTAGTACAGGCTCAATCGCGTAAATATGAAGTTGAGCAACAGATGAATGCGGTACAACGTGAAATTGATAGCAATATTAACCGTTTAGTTCGTTATGCTAAACGAGATTTAGCCAGCAAAGATATTCGTGATCCTTTTAGTAAATTGAACTTACAAACACTCAAACAACGTTATGGGACAGATAAAATAAACCCTCGTATTAAATCTTCTGAGCAACAAGTAGAAGTGGCTAAGGCGGGAATTGAGGCAAGCAAAGCAAGTAGATTGCCAAAATTGGATTTTGTTGCACAGGCAACCCGTGATGATCGTGTGGTTTATTTAAATATGTCTTGGGATATTTACAATCGCCGTAATAATTACAATGTGCAAGAAAATGTTGAGCGTTTAGTTTCAGCGGAAAGTGAATTAGAAGATGCGAATTTAGAAATTGCCGAACAAAAGGCACTTTCATTAATTAATTTTGAACAATATCAAAAACACGTCAATATTCTTAACCAACAAATTAAATCACAAAAAGAAGTGATTGATTTTTATAAATTGCAATTCTCTATTGCTAAACGTACCCTATTGGAATTGCTCAATGCAGAGAATGAACTTTTATCAGCGCAGCTGTCTAAAGTCAATTCACAATATCAAGTACGCCATGCTGTGCTAGATTATCTCTATGCACAAGGTGCTTTAAAACAATGGGTTGATGAAAAATAATTAATAAATTAAGTTGTAAAAAATGAAAAGTATTTTTGAACAAATTGCCTTGGCGACCCAATATTTGGGGACGCCTATTTCCGTTTCCACTTTAGCCGCAAATACTGTGCGTAAAGTGGGTAATAGTGCAGATTTTTCTGGTTTATGTGAATTTCTACGTGCAGAGGGATTTGATAATAATATTTCAGAACGTGCTTTAGCGGATATTCCTTCTTTAGCCATGCCCGTTATTGCGATTTTGCATAATCAAGAAGCTGTTTTAATTACCGAAATCAATACCAATGATCAAGGACAACGAATCTATCGTATTATGCAAGAGGGCAACCTGTTTACCGATGTAAGTGCGGAGGAATTAGCCACTAAATATGCAGGTTATTGTTGGTTTATTAAACCCAAAGTGATTCAAGATGTACGTTCTGAATTACCTGAATATGAATTACCAAAATCTTGGTTTTTCAAAATTATTTGGCGTTTTAAACCTTATTATTATCAGGTCATCATTGCTACTTTTATGATTAATGTTTTAGCATTAATTAGCTCGTTATATGTGATGAATGTTTATGACCGCGTGATCCCTAATCAAGCCTACGCCACCTTATGGGTACTGAGTATTGGGGTGGTATTAGCCATTTTCTTTGAATTTATTGCTAAAACCTTGCGAGGGCATTTAACAGATATTGCGGGTAAAAAAGCCGATTTAATTATTAGTGCCATGCTATTTAGACGAGTTATGGCATTGCGTATGCAAGAAAAGCCCATGTCATCAGGATCTTATGCCAATAACCTGCGTGATTTTGAATCGGTACGGGAGTTTTTAACCAGCGCCAGTTTATTAACCTTAATTGATTTACCTTTTTTACTGTTATTTATTACCGTAATTAGCCTTGTGGCAGGTAAATTAGCTATTATCCCAGCCATTATCATTCCTTTAGTTATCTTGGTAGGATTACTGGCACAAATTCCTCTTTCTAAAGCCATTAATGAATCTATGCGTGAATCCTCGCAACGCCAAGGGCTTGCAGTAGAAGCGGTGGAAGGCTTAGAAACCTTAAAAAATAACAATGCCATGCTATGGGCACAACAACGTTGGGATCACTATACCGCCAAAAGCTCTTATTCTGCCATTAAGGTCAAAGATATTAGTAACTTTGTGATTAATACCGTTACCGCCTTACAACAGCTTAATACCGTATTATTAGTGGTTTATGGCACTTACTTGATTCATAGCGAAGATGTGGCAAGCCGTATTACCATGGGGGCATTAATCGCGGCGGTGATTCTTTCTGGACGAGCTTTATCGCCACTCGGACAAATTGCAGGCTTAGCCATTCGTTTCCAACAGGCTTGGATTGCATTAAAAGGCGTGGAAATGATTGTGCAAAAGCCAATTGAGAAATCTAGCGATCGTGAATATTTAAGCCTAAAACAAGTGAAGGGTAATTTAAATTTTGCCAATGTGAGCTTTAAATATGATGAAGAAAATAATGCCGTATTAGATCAATTTAACCTCAGTATTCGTGAGGGAGAAAAAGTAGCCATCATTGGTAAAATTGGTAGCGGTAAATCCACCGCCCTTAAATTAGCCGTAAACCAATATAGCCCAACCAGCGGTACAATCAGCTTAGACGGCATTAATTTACAACAGCTTGATCCTTATTTCTTACGCAATCAAGTATTATTACTTGAACAAAAACCACGCTTATTCTTGGGAACACTCAGAGAGAATTTAGATATTTCTCGTGTTGATGGGTTTTCTAATGATCAAACCCTATTATTTGCCTTACAACGTTTAGGTTTATTAGAAATGGTCAGAAACCACCCGAAAGGCTTAGATA
Above is a window of Volucribacter amazonae DNA encoding:
- a CDS encoding type I secretion system permease/ATPase, giving the protein MKSIFEQIALATQYLGTPISVSTLAANTVRKVGNSADFSGLCEFLRAEGFDNNISERALADIPSLAMPVIAILHNQEAVLITEINTNDQGQRIYRIMQEGNLFTDVSAEELATKYAGYCWFIKPKVIQDVRSELPEYELPKSWFFKIIWRFKPYYYQVIIATFMINVLALISSLYVMNVYDRVIPNQAYATLWVLSIGVVLAIFFEFIAKTLRGHLTDIAGKKADLIISAMLFRRVMALRMQEKPMSSGSYANNLRDFESVREFLTSASLLTLIDLPFLLLFITVISLVAGKLAIIPAIIIPLVILVGLLAQIPLSKAINESMRESSQRQGLAVEAVEGLETLKNNNAMLWAQQRWDHYTAKSSYSAIKVKDISNFVINTVTALQQLNTVLLVVYGTYLIHSEDVASRITMGALIAAVILSGRALSPLGQIAGLAIRFQQAWIALKGVEMIVQKPIEKSSDREYLSLKQVKGNLNFANVSFKYDEENNAVLDQFNLSIREGEKVAIIGKIGSGKSTALKLAVNQYSPTSGTISLDGINLQQLDPYFLRNQVLLLEQKPRLFLGTLRENLDISRVDGFSNDQTLLFALQRLGLLEMVRNHPKGLDMPLGEDGLGLSGGQRQAVALARMMLRDPKVVLLDEPTTGFDQFHENQAIAAIDTWARNRTLVIVTHRPQVLRLVNRIVVVDKGKVIMDGPRDAVLAKLNEKPDTSPTEAKQTESH
- a CDS encoding TolC family protein codes for the protein MKLSSFTHLNKLLFCLPFLLFLPKGTTNETVLKDVIKRSLSQDPKVLLAQSEKMIAESQVEQEKSDHYPQISTFVQQNMHQYHRYSSTEASKFVPGAQLSLNLYSFGAIDKRVKEAKSKRLLSEFNIEQTQEEVAYRVTELYLMALSSSEQLEVLKQAHQRINQIIKDINVISDNDIGRQSELVQAQSRKYEVEQQMNAVQREIDSNINRLVRYAKRDLASKDIRDPFSKLNLQTLKQRYGTDKINPRIKSSEQQVEVAKAGIEASKASRLPKLDFVAQATRDDRVVYLNMSWDIYNRRNNYNVQENVERLVSAESELEDANLEIAEQKALSLINFEQYQKHVNILNQQIKSQKEVIDFYKLQFSIAKRTLLELLNAENELLSAQLSKVNSQYQVRHAVLDYLYAQGALKQWVDEK
- the htpG gene encoding molecular chaperone HtpG translates to MSQNQETRGFQSEVKQLLQLMIHSLYSNKEIFLRELISNASDAADKLRFKALSAPELYEGDGDLKVRISADEQKGTLTISDNGIGMTREQIIDNLGTIAKSGTKEFLSSLGSDQAKDSQLIGQFGVGFYSAFIVADKVTVKSRAAGEPADKGVLWESAGEGEYSVADIEKPQRGTEITLHLREDEKEFLNDWRLREIISKYSDHIGLPVEILTKEYDDEGKETGVKWEKINKAQALWTRAKSDISDEEYKEFYKHLTHDFSDPLLWAHNKVEGKQEYTSLLYVPSKAPWDLFNREHKHGLKLYVQRVFIMDDAEQFMPNYLRFMRGLIDSNDLPLNVSREILQDNKVTAALRKALTKRSLQMLEKLAKDDEQKYQEFWQQFGLVLKEGPAEDFANKEEIAKLLRFASTHQDSSEQKVSLQDYVSRMPEGQKAIYYITADSYIAAKNSPHLEIFNKKGIEVLLLSDRIDEWMLSYLTEFDGKPLQTISKADLDLGDLADKEQEENQKEQDKTFASFIERVKNLLGDRVKDVRLTHRLTDTPAVVSTDNDQMTTQMAKLFAAAGQSVPEVKYTFELNPDHPMVQKVADIADEQQFVEWIELLLEQSMLAERGSLENPIAFIKRVNKLLG
- the tkt gene encoding transketolase, which translates into the protein MANRKVLANAIRFLSMDAVQKAKSGHPGAPMGMADIAEVLWRDFLKHNPTNPQWADRDRFVLSNGHGSMLIYSLLHLTGYDLSIEDLKQFRQLHSKTPGHPEYGYAPGVETTTGPLGQGITNAVGMAIAEKTLAAQFNRSGHDIVDHYTYVFLGDGCLMEGVSHEACSLAGTLGLGKLIAFYDDNNISIDGHVDGWFTDDTQKRFEAYGWQVIPAIDGHNPEQIAQAVKQAQAEKDKPTLIICKTIIGYGSPNKQNSHDCHGAPLGDAEIAAAREYLGWQYAPFEIPDDIYAQWDAKQQGQAAEQAWQQKFAAYEQAYPELAAEFKRRISGELPANWADHSQAFIEKLQANPAAIASRKASQNAIEAYAPVLPEFLGGSADLAGSNLTLWSGSRPLRATENVDGNYINYGVREFGMSAIMNGIALHGGFIPYGATFLMFYEYAHNAVRMAALMKQRVLFVYTHDSIGLGEDGPTHQPVEQTASLRLIPNLDTWRPCDQVESAIAWQQAVERKAGPSALIFTRQNLAQQQRDSQQLVDVARGGYILKDCAEGKPELILIATGSEVELAVKAFEQLTAEGKKVRVVSLPCTNVFDRQDENYKQQVLPKEVTKRIAIEAGITDAWYKYVGFEGRVIGMHSFGESAPADELFKLFGFTVENVVATAKEIL